A window of Scophthalmus maximus strain ysfricsl-2021 chromosome 4, ASM2237912v1, whole genome shotgun sequence genomic DNA:
gatagatagatagatagatagatagatagatagatagatagactctagatatatagatagatagatagatagatagatagactctagatatatagatagatagatagatagatagatagactctagatatatagatagatagatagatatatagatagatagatagactctagatatatagatagatagatagatagactctagatatatagatagatagatagatagatagatagatagatagatagtatAAGAGCATATTTACTATCCAGTGTTCCACTTGTGCTTCCCACCTGCTTTATCTCACTCTTCAGTTTGTGTATTCCTGTGCGTTCGGTCTTGGTGGCACCAGTGTGGCCTAATTCATGGATGGAGATGGCCGGACTGGCGGCCGTCGACTGGATTGGGCGCACTGATGAAAAGAGACAAGCgcgatgaatgaaaaaaagacacaacacttatactttttttttcatttgatctgcTATGGGTGTTCTTTCCCTACATGGAGAAACGACCGGGTCAAGCAGACCTAGGTGGAATTTTTAATGGTGATCGCATCTCCATTTGCCAGAACCATCAAATAGTTGTAcggatatttcagtctggacaaaagtggtggactgactgACAGAGCGGCACTTGTAGCGTGGCTGAAACTATCAAATTCACTGGTCCTTGCCACAGCTGCTCCAGCTACGATGCCAGCGCTTCTTTGCTTTCCTTCTCTAAATATTTCTCAGCCCTTTTGATTCTGGCTCATTATGACCTTTTTCATTGCCTAATTTCTTCTCACTCAAACTCACTGCTCCTCTCAACCCCAAATTCTTTGCCACTGAGGATGTGATGCAGGAGGCTCTTCATGTCGAATGGACTCAGACTCATCAAGCTCTCAGATGCCTcctcccctaaaaaaaaaaaaagggttacatgttgttttgttttttgaatttttttctgtgcagggTGATTCATATTTGTTCACAGTTGTGTGTAAGCACGCTGCGTTCTCCTACCGGAACAGTGCAGACTGCGAGCCAGCTCAGTGGCCATCACCTGCATGATGAGGCCTATCCTGAGTCGCAGCATGTCCCCGAACAGAGCAGGCTGGGAGCGCACGTACATGGCGAGATAGACCATGATTTCCTGTACGACAAACACGCACAGTTCACGGGTGTTGGCGCAGCGTCTGATAAAAGTCCCGCGGCGGTCCAAAAGGCTGAAGACTCACCTGAGTGAGTACAGCGATACTGATGTCCTGGCCGCTGGCTTCATAGATGAGAGTGTTCAACTCATCGGGAGGAAGTGGCCTGAGAAGAAACAGTGAGCAGGAGAAGTTCAAAAACCTTAATGTGATCACAAAATACCTTCAGCCACACCCGTTGTTACTAAGACTTACACAGTGATGACTCTTTCCCTGGGTTCAGGAGGTAGACCCACGGTCAGGTGCTTGTGATGGGAAATAAGATCTGTGCAGGCCTGAGGAACAGACAAGTACAGGtggaatgaaataataaatataataaattctGTAGCGGAGACTCTTTTTAGCCTTTACCCCAGTTTGAAGATGCTAAGTTATTTCGCAGGTATTCATCACTGAGTAATGAGGTCAGTGTTTTATGATGCAGTTCTTTTTAAGTAGAAGATGATGTTAGAGTCATCTCTTTATTTTGATATGTGTATATTCTTCATGATCATCACAAGACAAAAAATGCGTATGTTGAGATGAGACGAAGAGGGTGAGCTGCCAAATGCAGGCCGCTACACGCTGAATTGAATTTTGATTGAATTGAATCACCATTTTATTCAGCCATCATCACACGTGTAACAATATGGACAGTGTTTCACAAAGTGTGAACAGTCTTTGTCTCAAGTCGGGACTGAACAGGCCCAGGCAGAAGCAAAATGCTTATACATGCCTGCCCACCTCATGCACATCCGTACAGTTCTGTATCAGGTCTCAAACCTTAAAAAAGTTGTGTACACAGAGTTATTTAGAGGCAACTGTATGTTGAGATGACTCTCTAACTAGCTCCTAAACCACTCTGTTGTCTgctgagatttttaaaaaaatgtgtatcacTTCTCACTCACCTCAGCGAGGACCTCCACTCTCTTGCGTAGTATTCCCGAGGTGTACCTGATGACACCCCACTCTTTGCAGGCTCCAGCTTGTACATAGAGCTCTTCTAACAGTGAACGCACGCTGATCCCACCCTGCCCAGGACCTGACAGCTCCACCAGCCAATCAGctcctctggggggggggggggggggggggggggcaaaacacGTTATTCATATGTAAGTGTGCCAAAAGCTACCGTTAATCTGTGCGCGATAGCTCGTAGTTGTCTCTATGCCCGTACTTCATCACGTAGAGAATGTAGAGGACGTCCGCCTGGTCCTGCAGAGTGGGACACTCTTTCAGCTGCCTCACCAACGCCGCAAAGTCGGTGTTGCCCTGAGCGTCCCGAGGCAGGTGCAGGTCGGCCACACTGTGGGGCTTGTGAGGGATTGGCGGTTATAAGACAAATCCACTTCAGAGTAAAAGTGgaatcacaacaaaaaacaaggttGCCTGCGTGAGGAAGGAATCCGCGACGCCCTACCTTGTGCTGCCTTGCATGTGAGCCATGCTGAGGATGAGGAACATCGAGAAGGTTGAGAGATTTGCGGTGTTGGTTCTTGATAGGAGCCACAGGTAGATACATGGAAGACTCTGAAACACAcgcattaataaaaaataatgccattaaaatgttttattttacattaaaatttCTGCTGTATGTACTTTGTGTAAGTTGTTCTTTCATCTATCGCTAAATATCTCCTGCATTCATAATAAGCTTTTTGAAGGAGTGAAAGCCGAGCAAGAGGTTTCACATTTGAGGAAAACATTTGAACTACTGGGGCTACTGTCAATATTACAAATTGGTATGTTATTAATTTCTTGAGTGTTGATTATAATAGAAGATCTAGGTGAAGATTGTATATTTTGGTATTTATCTAATATGTCTTTGTCCATGCAATCTATATGTTACAAACtattgaagaaaataataaagctGCAAaagctggtatagcttagtgggttacaccgccgactttggtacagaaggttggaGTTTTCGATTCATTCAATTCTTAAAGGATGACTCACTGGGTATGTTCAGGCCCTGCACCTGGGCCATGAGAGACAGAATGTCTCTTGTGGTGTGTTCGGCACTGAAGACGTGGTGATGCCCCCTCTGGATGGGAGGAAGGTGGCTCTTGGTGTTGGTGCTGTGGAGGAGCTGCGTGAGGTACTGGTCAAACATGTCTTCCGAGCCCTCTGGAGTTTTAAATACACATACTCCACATTTAGTAACAGCACAAATTTACAAATCAAATAGGGCTGaaagggaacacacacacacactcttcattcATCACTAACTACCTGAGGGACCAGATTTGTGATATTCTCCATATTCGTCCCCAAAgtcgtcctcgtcttcatcctccagTAGGCTGTCGTCGTTCTCTTCGTCCAGGAAACTGAGGCGAGTGTGGAACGAAGTTGTCTGGAAACTGGAGAGGTCGGACATCTGCACCCTGTAGTAACATCCCCCCAAAATAACCACAACAGACTGTTACAGTAAAGAGGCTAATGGGTATCTAAATAGACATGAACACATTTGTAGAACATTCTATTTACAGTAATTACAGATGGCAACAGACCTCGCTCCAGCAAAATAGCCATCCTGTAGTTTCCTGAGGGTTGCTAGGATACATGGATCAATCGCATCTCCATCTTCAACTGGacataaaaagacaattttcaGTGCAGtgtaattaattgattaaatgtCCGACAACTCAGGTTTTGTGCGTTTCAGTACACTAACTGCTACAAGTGATCGGAGCCTCATTACCCAGCATGCTGCGGGTGATGGGGAAAGTGAGCGTGGGTCGTCCTGTCATCCTCCAGCAAGAGGAGAGGTAGGCCAGCTCGGTCCGTAACATCTCCACAATCATCTGGTTGTCCAGTGCCAGGTAGAAATGGTGCTGATCCAGAAACTGGGCAGTGATCAGAcaatggaagaagagagaaaaagaaaccgaagtattaaatgttaatatttatcaCCTACtccttgttttgattttgaacatCTCCAGCTTCTTTTACCTGGGGGCAGAATATATAGAAGCGATTTCTGATCTCGTAAAATTTGGATGTTCCTAGGACTCCAATGTGTCTGTGGGGCCTCCCACTCAAATTCAGTTTCTTGCAGTTCCCTGTGGCAATGACACAGGATGTTacaaagataaacacacacacacacacacacacacacacacacacacacacacacacacacacacacacacacacacacacacacacacacacacacgacctttACACTAGTGTTTGGTGCTCATTTACCCAGTCTGACGTAGACATGGCTCAAGATGCGAGCAGGCATGACCCTGATAGGCAAAACTTCTGACATCGTCTGGACCGTTATCCCATGATCACATAACAGCTCCTGGATCTCCTCCGACTCAGCAagaacacaaactgacacagaaatacattGCCTTTAGGGAACTGACATGTTTTTAGCCATAACTCAAAAAAGCAGGAACctattatgaagaaaaaaaaatcacacaaatgtCTAATTGGATAAAAATTCTGGAAAAGCACTTTTCTGGGTTTTATTCAATGCCAGAACTCAGGAACAGAAGAGACAATATTCCCTGGTACTTGACATGAAGGTTTAAGACCACAATGTGGTAAATCTGGTTTATATCCAACTCCGGATTTGTATTTCTGATTTTCCTCAAACTATTCATCGATCACCAACCTTGTACCACGACATCTGGCTTGAAGTTTGTAGAGAATCTCCTGTTGAGAGGATCTATCTCTCCTGGTGCTAAAAACCCCTTATAGTCGGAAAAAggagagacagggacagagaagGGGAATTATCACGTTTTTTTATCCTCAATTACAACATAAAATTCACATTATTCCTGATTTGTGACAGTCACAGTAAAAACAGAGCGGTGCAAAGTGTTCATCTGAAGGACCCTGAGTACCTCAGCCAGAAGACAGCCCAAGATGTAGAGCGACTGTCCCCACATGTGCGGCAGCTGCCCCATTGCCACTCTGTCCACCGAGTGAGGACTGCTGtactcctcctccacctggaAGAGGCGAAATGTGTTATTAGGTTGCCTGATTGTACAGGTACAGTGTGACGGATATGACAAGCATTTTTAGTCCGGATGTTCACTGATGTTAAATAATCTTTGGGTAGACCTGAAACAAActaatgaaaaagacaaaaaaaaacatagactAGAGATTAGAAACGTGAGAGAAGGTTTTGAAGATGAAGACTGAGAGTCCACAGTAGAGGTAGTTGCCCTTTGAGGCTTCAAACAGGATTTAACGTGATTCACAGAAGATATCGCCACTGCCGGCAGCAGAACAAATTCATTTTAGACCTGTAAGAGCATTGTGCTGAAAAAGAACCTTCCAGGAGCAgaaagttttcttcttcttcatgtatGTGCTTGTATGCTCAAATTTGCTGCCaaaatttaaacttttttaattctaacaaaatcaacacaagaagcaaacaacaaaagaaaccgCAATTTATACAATCTCTTCAAACTACTtcatggaaaacacaaaataaaaatcaaaaaatatttaatttcatgtttttataatgGTACtttagatttttgttgtttggggtttagaatagaatagaattagAATATGGCTTGAACTGCcacatctttcttcttctagaGGTGGGATACCTTGTCACGTGGTACAGAATAAAGTTCAGGCACCAGTTTGATGCCGTTCTTCCCTCTGATCAAGATGCCTTCCAGTGCATCGCGGTACTCCTGCACCTGTGCAAAGCACAGGGTGATGCGGTTACAATTTAAAATCTGCAGCACAGGTCGAGTGACTCCATGACCGCGTGGATAAAGTCATGCTCATGGCACCAGTGCACTTGGCTTTATTACCTGCACTTGGTCTCCGGCAAAGATACCGTCCAGGATGAGGTAGGTCCAGAACACGGGCCATTCACATTCGATGTTCTCAAACAGCTTGAGCTCGGCAGGATCGTAGTGCAGCCGAGATGGATCCTGGTGAGACAACAGCTGGGAGCTTGAACCAGATCACACACAATGCTCTTAAATACCGGTAAATCATCGTAACCTCCAGTGAAACAGTGCACCTTTTCTCTCATCACTTAATTTAGTTGTTGAGCGTTTATCTGAAACACCAACACTATTCTTTCCCTCTCAACAATCCCTGTCTCTGATGCATGTTCTCTACACTACAGCGGGTAAATACAATAT
This region includes:
- the phka2 gene encoding phosphorylase b kinase regulatory subunit alpha, liver isoform isoform X1, which produces MRSRSNSGVRLDGYARLVQETILRHQNPVTGLLPASAQQKDAWVRDNVYSVLSVWGLGMAYRKNADRDEDKAKAYELEQSVVKLMQGLLQCMMRQVAKVEEFKHTQSTTDCLHAKYDTPTCATVVGDDQWGHLQVDATSIYLLMLAEMTASGLRIISNLDEVAFIQNLVFYIEAAYKVADYGMWERGDKTNQGIPELNGSSIGMAKAALEAIDELDLFGAHGGPKSVIHVLPDDVEHCQSILCSMLPRASTSKEIDAGLLSVISYPAFAVEDPELVAITKSEIISKLQGRFGCCRFIRDGYRCPKEDPSRLHYDPAELKLFENIECEWPVFWTYLILDGIFAGDQVQVQEYRDALEGILIRGKNGIKLVPELYSVPRDKVEEEYSSPHSVDRVAMGQLPHMWGQSLYILGCLLAEGFLAPGEIDPLNRRFSTNFKPDVVVQVCVLAESEEIQELLCDHGITVQTMSEVLPIRVMPARILSHVYVRLGNCKKLNLSGRPHRHIGVLGTSKFYEIRNRFYIFCPQFLDQHHFYLALDNQMIVEMLRTELAYLSSCWRMTGRPTLTFPITRSMLVEDGDAIDPCILATLRKLQDGYFAGARVQMSDLSSFQTTSFHTRLSFLDEENDDSLLEDEDEDDFGDEYGEYHKSGPSEGSEDMFDQYLTQLLHSTNTKSHLPPIQRGHHHVFSAEHTTRDILSLMAQVQGLNIPKSSMYLPVAPIKNQHRKSLNLLDVPHPQHGSHARQHKPHSVADLHLPRDAQGNTDFAALVRQLKECPTLQDQADVLYILYVMKGADWLVELSGPGQGGISVRSLLEELYVQAGACKEWGVIRYTSGILRKRVEVLAEACTDLISHHKHLTVGLPPEPRERVITVPLPPDELNTLIYEASGQDISIAVLTQEIMVYLAMYVRSQPALFGDMLRLRIGLIMQVMATELARSLHCSGEEASESLMSLSPFDMKSLLHHILSGKEFGVERSMRPIQSTAASPAISIHELGHTGATKTERTGIHKLKSEIKQIVSGGFSLSSNVTSPRSTRCSSPSTPSGILSPVGPGPADGQLQWEERQGQWLRRRRLDGAINRVPVGFYQKVWKILQKCHGLSIDGYVLPSSTTREMTEGEIKFAVQVESVLNHVPQPEYRQLLVETVMVLGLVADVDVNSIGGIIYVDRILHLANDLFLNDQKSHSASDYFLEKDPATGICNFFYDSAPSGIYGTMTYLSKAAITYVQDFLPSSSCLMQ
- the phka2 gene encoding phosphorylase b kinase regulatory subunit alpha, liver isoform isoform X3, whose product is MRSRSNSGVRLDGYARLVQETILRHQNPVTGLLPASAQQKDAWVRDNVYSVLSVWGLGMAYRKNADRDEDKAKAYELEQSVVKLMQGLLQCMMRQVAKVEEFKHTQSTTDCLHAKYDTPTCATVVGDDQWGHLQVDATSIYLLMLAEMTASGLRIISNLDEVAFIQNLVFYIEAAYKVADYGMWERGDKTNQGIPELNGSSIGMAKAALEAIDELDLFGAHGGPKSVIHVLPDDVEHCQSILCSMLPRASTSKEIDAGLLSVISYPAFAVEDPELVAITKSEIISKLQGRFGCCRFIRDGYRCPKEDPSRLHYDPAELKLFENIECEWPVFWTYLILDGIFAGDQVQVQEYRDALEGILIRGKNGIKLVPELYSVPRDKVEEEYSSPHSVDRVAMGQLPHMWGQSLYILGCLLAEGFLAPGEIDPLNRRFSTNFKPDVVVQVCVLAESEEIQELLCDHGITVQTMSEVLPIRVMPARILSHVYVRLGNCKKLNLSGRPHRHIGVLGTSKFYEIRNRFYIFCPQFLDQHHFYLALDNQMIVEMLRTELAYLSSCWRMTGRPTLTFPITRSMLVEDGDAIDPCILATLRKLQDGYFAGARVQMSDLSSFQTTSFHTRLSFLDEENDDSLLEDEDEDDFGDEYGEYHKSGPSEGSEDMFDQYLTQLLHSTNTKSHLPPIQRGHHHVFSAEHTTRDILSLMAQVQGLNIPKSSMYLPVAPIKNQHRKSLNLLDVPHPQHGSHARQHKPHSVADLHLPRDAQGNTDFAALVRQLKECPTLQDQADVLYILYVMKGADWLVELSGPGQGGISVRSLLEELYVQAGACKEWGVIRYTSGILRKRVEVLAEACTDLISHHKHLTVGLPPEPRERVITVPLPPDELNTLIYEASGQDISIAVLTQEIMVYLAMYVRSQPALFGDMLRLRIGLIMQVMATELARSLHCSGEEASESLMSLSPFDMKSLLHHILSGKEFGVERSMRPIQSTAASPAISIHELGHTGATKTERTGIHKLKSEIKQILTLRSVRLQRRRHSMRTM
- the phka2 gene encoding phosphorylase b kinase regulatory subunit alpha, liver isoform isoform X2 yields the protein MRSRSNSGVRLDGYARLVQETILRHQNPVTGLLPASAQQKDAWVRDNVYSVLSVWGLGMAYRKNADRDEDKAKAYELEQSVVKLMQGLLQCMMRQVAKVEEFKHTQSTTDCLHAKYDTPTCATVVGDDQWGHLQVDATSIYLLMLAEMTASGLRIISNLDEVAFIQNLVFYIEAAYKVADYGMWERGDKTNQGIPELNGSSIGMAKAALEAIDELDLFGAHGGPKSVIHVLPDDVEHCQSILCSMLPRASTSKEIDAGLLSVISYPAFAVEDPELVAITKSEIISKLQGRFGCCRFIRDGYRCPKEDPSRLHYDPAELKLFENIECEWPVFWTYLILDGIFAGDQVQVQEYRDALEGILIRGKNGIKLVPELYSVPRDKVEEEYSSPHSVDRVAMGQLPHMWGQSLYILGCLLAEGFLAPGEIDPLNRRFSTNFKPDVVVQVCVLAESEEIQELLCDHGITVQTMSEVLPIRVMPARILSHVYVRLGNCKKLNLSGRPHRHIGVLGTSKFYEIRNRFYIFCPQFLDQHHFYLALDNQMIVEMLRTELAYLSSCWRMTGRPTLTFPITRSMLVEDGDAIDPCILATLRKLQDGYFAGARVQMSDLSSFQTTSFHTRLSFLDEENDDSLLEDEDEDDFGDEYGEYHKSGPSEGSEDMFDQYLTQLLHSTNTKSHLPPIQRGHHHVFSAEHTTRDILSLMAQVQGLNIPKSSMYLPVAPIKNQHRKSLNLLDVPHPQHGSHARQHKPHSVADLHLPRDAQGNTDFAALVRQLKECPTLQDQADVLYILYVMKGADWLVELSGPGQGGISVRSLLEELYVQAGACKEWGVIRYTSGILRKRVEVLAEACTDLISHHKHLTVGLPPEPRERVITVPLPPDELNTLIYEASGQDISIAVLTQEIMVYLAMYVRSQPALFGDMLRLRIGLIMQVMATELARSLHCSGEEASESLMSLSPFDMKSLLHHILSGKEFGVERSMRPIQSTAASPAISIHELGHTGATKTERTGIHKLKSEIKQLDDSRPLSRCSSPSTPSGILSPVGPGPADGQLQWEERQGQWLRRRRLDGAINRVPVGFYQKVWKILQKCHGLSIDGYVLPSSTTREMTEGEIKFAVQVESVLNHVPQPEYRQLLVETVMVLGLVADVDVNSIGGIIYVDRILHLANDLFLNDQKSHSASDYFLEKDPATGICNFFYDSAPSGIYGTMTYLSKAAITYVQDFLPSSSCLMQ